From Clarias gariepinus isolate MV-2021 ecotype Netherlands chromosome 2, CGAR_prim_01v2, whole genome shotgun sequence, one genomic window encodes:
- the ptpn12 gene encoding tyrosine-protein phosphatase non-receptor type 12 isoform X2, whose protein sequence is MDQANILRKFIQGVHAMRSGEQRGEDNFSSDFMRLRRLSTKYKTEKIYPTNVGEREENVKKNRYKDILPFDHSRVKMTLKTSNQDTDYINANFIKGVDGPEAYIATQGPLPNTVLDFWRMIWEYHVAVIVMACREFEMGRKKCERYYPLLGDEPMSFGPFRISCESEQPRTDYYIRSLTVEFDNESRRITQFHYINWPDHDVPSSFDSILDMIALMREYQEHDDVPICVHCSAGCGRTGAICAIDYTWNLLKTGRIPEDFNVFQLIQEMRTQRHSAVQTKEQYELVHRAIAQLFEKQLLLLESPTNSELTDGMDEGSPEKPSQNSDEDQWDTPPPKPPRIRSSQVEGEVQEEILQAPEPRPVPPILTPSPPSAFPTVSDVRQENDRYHPKPVLHLLATEHEPDLNENYSGDPQEVPTMPVSVPASVSSPSESNKHTPLSVEIKKVPLQEGPRSFENSSALQRTHAFKVRSSNSSLSQDSENPPRPDHLPLRANKGQVVWTRSANPTPVSSLTSGTTPESEGAPIRTALSFTNPLHSDHSDPEDGEDSLPLSSHIDCQSSVSTATGKVSAAPHDDSVPRKVTSMSIAGVCSEADAETDPVDVQGEVHECTGAVGDASLQRATNKQIKHQTERGQENGKHSDFNKADARTDAETVSQMGFGNRCTQPKGPRNPPSEWT, encoded by the exons ATGGACCAGGCGAACATCCTGAGGAAGTTCATTCAGGGGGTTCACGCCATGCGATCGGGGGAGCAGAGAGGAGAGGACAACTTCAGCTCGGACTTCATG AGATTACGCAGATTATCGACCAAATACAAGACGGAAAAAATCTATCCCACTAATGTTGGCGAGAGAGAAgagaatgtgaaaaagaacagataTAAAGACATACTGCCAT TTGACCACAGTCGAGTGAAAATGACATTAAAGACATCGAATCAGGACACGGATTACATCAACGCAAACTTCATTAAg GGAGTGGATGGGCCTGAGGCCTACATTGCCACACAGGGCCCGTTGCCCAACACTGTTCTCGACTTCTGGAGGATGATCTGGGAATACCATGTTGCA GTCATTGTCATGGCGTGTCGGGAGTTTGAGATGGGCAGG AAAAAATGTGAGCGGTACTATCCCCTGCTCGGAGATGAGCCCATGTCCTTTGGCCCTTTCAGGATCTCCTGT GAATCAGAACAACCTAGAACTGACTATTACATTCGTAGCCTTACAGTGGAGTTTGACAAT GAGTCTCGTAGAATAACCCAATTCCATTACATCAACTGGCCAGATCATGATGTTCCCTCATCATTTGACTCAATATTGGACATGATAGCACTGATGAGAGAGTACCAGGAGCACGATGATGTTCCCATCTGTGTACACTGCAG TGCTGGATGTGGGCGAACAGGCGCCATTTGTGCCATCGACTATACATGGAACCTGCTAAAAACTGGG agaattCCCGAGGATTTTAACGTGTTTCAGTTGATTCAGGAGATGCGAACACAGAGGCACTCGGCCGTTCAAACAAAG GAGCAGTATGAGTTAGTCCACAGAGCGATCGCCCAACTTTTCGAGAAGCAGCTGTTGTTGTTGGAGAGTCCTACCAATTCAGAGCTAACAGATGGCATG GATGAAGGCAGTCCGGAAAAACCCAGCCAGAATTCAGATGAGGACCAGTGGGACACGCCTCCACCCAAACCGCCGCGTATTCGGAG TTCTCAGGTTGAGGGTGAAGTTCAAGAGGAAATCCTGCAGGCCCCTGAGCCCCGTCCGGTGCCGCCTATCCTCACTCCATCGCCACCTTCTGCGTTCCCGACGGTGAGCGATGTGCGTCAGGAGAACGATCGCTACCACCCCAAACCCGTGCTGCACCTGCTGGCGACTGAACACGAACCGGACCTCAACGAGAACTACAGTGGCGACCCCCAGGAAGTCCCCACTATGCCTGTCTCAGTGCCTGCCTCAGTCTCTTCACCCTCAGAGTCCAATAAACACACCCCTCTGAGTGTGGAGATCAAGAAAGTGCCCTTGCAGGAGGGACCACGTAGTTTCGAGAACAGTAGTGCACTGCAACGAACACATGCTTTCAAAGTGCGTTCCAGTAACAGCTCTCTGTCACAGGATTCGGAAAACCCGCCCCGCCCAGACCACTTGCCTCTGCGTGCCAACAAGGGGCAGGTGGTCTGGACGCGCTCTGCAAACCCCACACCTGTCTCCAGCCTGACCTCTGGCACCACTCCTGAGAGTGAAGGGGCTCCCATCAGGACCGCTCTGAGCTTCACCAACCCGCTGCACTCGGACCACTCGGACCCTGAGGACGGCGAGGACTCCCTGCCTCTTTCCAGTCACATTGACTGCCAATCTAGTGTCTCCACAGCAACCGGCAAAGTCTCAGCAGCACCCCATGACGACAGCGTCCCCCGGAAGGTTACCTCAATGTCCATAGCTGGTGTTTGCTCGGAGGCAGATGCGGAGACAG ATCCAGTGGATGTGCAAGGCGAGGTACATGAATGTACAGGAGCAGTAGGAGATGCCTCTCTCCAG CGAGCAACtaacaagcaaataaaacacCAGACAG AACGAGGGCAGGAGAATGGAAAGCACTCTGACTTCAACAAAGCAGATGCAAGAACAGATGCTGAGACAGTTTCACAAATGG GATTTGGAAACCGCTGCACGCAACCCAAAGGCCCAAGAAACCCTCCATCCGAGTGGACATGA
- the ptpn12 gene encoding tyrosine-protein phosphatase non-receptor type 12 isoform X1 yields the protein MDQANILRKFIQGVHAMRSGEQRGEDNFSSDFMRLRRLSTKYKTEKIYPTNVGEREENVKKNRYKDILPFDHSRVKMTLKTSNQDTDYINANFIKGVDGPEAYIATQGPLPNTVLDFWRMIWEYHVAVIVMACREFEMGRKKCERYYPLLGDEPMSFGPFRISCESEQPRTDYYIRSLTVEFDNESRRITQFHYINWPDHDVPSSFDSILDMIALMREYQEHDDVPICVHCSAGCGRTGAICAIDYTWNLLKTGRIPEDFNVFQLIQEMRTQRHSAVQTKEQYELVHRAIAQLFEKQLLLLESPTNSELTDGMDEGSPEKPSQNSDEDQWDTPPPKPPRIRSSQVEGEVQEEILQAPEPRPVPPILTPSPPSAFPTVSDVRQENDRYHPKPVLHLLATEHEPDLNENYSGDPQEVPTMPVSVPASVSSPSESNKHTPLSVEIKKVPLQEGPRSFENSSALQRTHAFKVRSSNSSLSQDSENPPRPDHLPLRANKGQVVWTRSANPTPVSSLTSGTTPESEGAPIRTALSFTNPLHSDHSDPEDGEDSLPLSSHIDCQSSVSTATGKVSAAPHDDSVPRKVTSMSIAGVCSEADAETDSDESDDSPPPLPERTFESFFLATDPVDVQGEVHECTGAVGDASLQRATNKQIKHQTERGQENGKHSDFNKADARTDAETVSQMGFGNRCTQPKGPRNPPSEWT from the exons ATGGACCAGGCGAACATCCTGAGGAAGTTCATTCAGGGGGTTCACGCCATGCGATCGGGGGAGCAGAGAGGAGAGGACAACTTCAGCTCGGACTTCATG AGATTACGCAGATTATCGACCAAATACAAGACGGAAAAAATCTATCCCACTAATGTTGGCGAGAGAGAAgagaatgtgaaaaagaacagataTAAAGACATACTGCCAT TTGACCACAGTCGAGTGAAAATGACATTAAAGACATCGAATCAGGACACGGATTACATCAACGCAAACTTCATTAAg GGAGTGGATGGGCCTGAGGCCTACATTGCCACACAGGGCCCGTTGCCCAACACTGTTCTCGACTTCTGGAGGATGATCTGGGAATACCATGTTGCA GTCATTGTCATGGCGTGTCGGGAGTTTGAGATGGGCAGG AAAAAATGTGAGCGGTACTATCCCCTGCTCGGAGATGAGCCCATGTCCTTTGGCCCTTTCAGGATCTCCTGT GAATCAGAACAACCTAGAACTGACTATTACATTCGTAGCCTTACAGTGGAGTTTGACAAT GAGTCTCGTAGAATAACCCAATTCCATTACATCAACTGGCCAGATCATGATGTTCCCTCATCATTTGACTCAATATTGGACATGATAGCACTGATGAGAGAGTACCAGGAGCACGATGATGTTCCCATCTGTGTACACTGCAG TGCTGGATGTGGGCGAACAGGCGCCATTTGTGCCATCGACTATACATGGAACCTGCTAAAAACTGGG agaattCCCGAGGATTTTAACGTGTTTCAGTTGATTCAGGAGATGCGAACACAGAGGCACTCGGCCGTTCAAACAAAG GAGCAGTATGAGTTAGTCCACAGAGCGATCGCCCAACTTTTCGAGAAGCAGCTGTTGTTGTTGGAGAGTCCTACCAATTCAGAGCTAACAGATGGCATG GATGAAGGCAGTCCGGAAAAACCCAGCCAGAATTCAGATGAGGACCAGTGGGACACGCCTCCACCCAAACCGCCGCGTATTCGGAG TTCTCAGGTTGAGGGTGAAGTTCAAGAGGAAATCCTGCAGGCCCCTGAGCCCCGTCCGGTGCCGCCTATCCTCACTCCATCGCCACCTTCTGCGTTCCCGACGGTGAGCGATGTGCGTCAGGAGAACGATCGCTACCACCCCAAACCCGTGCTGCACCTGCTGGCGACTGAACACGAACCGGACCTCAACGAGAACTACAGTGGCGACCCCCAGGAAGTCCCCACTATGCCTGTCTCAGTGCCTGCCTCAGTCTCTTCACCCTCAGAGTCCAATAAACACACCCCTCTGAGTGTGGAGATCAAGAAAGTGCCCTTGCAGGAGGGACCACGTAGTTTCGAGAACAGTAGTGCACTGCAACGAACACATGCTTTCAAAGTGCGTTCCAGTAACAGCTCTCTGTCACAGGATTCGGAAAACCCGCCCCGCCCAGACCACTTGCCTCTGCGTGCCAACAAGGGGCAGGTGGTCTGGACGCGCTCTGCAAACCCCACACCTGTCTCCAGCCTGACCTCTGGCACCACTCCTGAGAGTGAAGGGGCTCCCATCAGGACCGCTCTGAGCTTCACCAACCCGCTGCACTCGGACCACTCGGACCCTGAGGACGGCGAGGACTCCCTGCCTCTTTCCAGTCACATTGACTGCCAATCTAGTGTCTCCACAGCAACCGGCAAAGTCTCAGCAGCACCCCATGACGACAGCGTCCCCCGGAAGGTTACCTCAATGTCCATAGCTGGTGTTTGCTCGGAGGCAGATGCGGAGACAG ACAGCGACGAGAGTGACGACTCGCCTCCCCCTCTTCCTGAAAGAACCTTTGAGTCCTTCTTTTTGGCCACAG ATCCAGTGGATGTGCAAGGCGAGGTACATGAATGTACAGGAGCAGTAGGAGATGCCTCTCTCCAG CGAGCAACtaacaagcaaataaaacacCAGACAG AACGAGGGCAGGAGAATGGAAAGCACTCTGACTTCAACAAAGCAGATGCAAGAACAGATGCTGAGACAGTTTCACAAATGG GATTTGGAAACCGCTGCACGCAACCCAAAGGCCCAAGAAACCCTCCATCCGAGTGGACATGA